In one window of Porites lutea chromosome 8, jaPorLute2.1, whole genome shotgun sequence DNA:
- the LOC140945591 gene encoding cubilin homolog, with product FSQETLVCYHNPCHHGGTCVENPLAPCVCPNGYIGPHCEDHVCHPNPCVNGGSCQVESNTGHQRWTFKCECPRGFIGKLCHIPHPCLDFVCLNGGTCFDGQTTQDVATDLELPSRPLRNAVCHCLPGFTGERCQTKICDMCHVNATCINNRCVCNAGFTGNGFQCDVIDDPCKPNPCQDLGVCTLGPDRDYTCECKKGYCGPHCESLCNPCVSNPCQNNGTCTSHGNSYVCTCSPGFTGVNCELHLANPCDSQPCLNGGTCENDLAKNDYRCSCKGKFTGKNCQECSCLQATAPTGEPLVAKCDLEGECYCQPFQGRRHPIYTADKGCQLSGKDLCEPVNPCKNNGSCLPQNGGLSFVCICPDKYYGKTCECTECLCNNPCLNNGVCVDISTHLVKCTCPSGFTGNFCEAVIPTVGPGACHSNPCVNKGTCVDRAFASYDCICTPQFTGPRCEVDKCADCDINADCVNGKCRCKIGYVGTGYACVKDEKEKECEEVVCPIAQHCVRGVCVCLPGNFC from the exons TTTTCACAAGAGACACTAGTATGCTATCATAACCCTTGTCATCATGGTGGTACTTGCGTGGAGAATCCACTAGCACCTTGTGTCTGCCCAAATGGATATATCGGCCCTCACTGTGAAG ATCACGTGTGTCACCCGAACCCGTGCGTCAACGGAGGGAGCTGTCAGGTTGAAAGCAACACTGGGCACCAACGATGGACTTTCAAATGCGAATGTCCACGAGGGTTTATTGGAAAACTGTGCCACA TTCCGCATCCATGTTTAGACTTTGTTTGTTTAAATGGTGGAACCTGCTTTGACGGACAAACTACACAAGATGTAGCTACAGACTTAGAACTGCCTTCTCGACCCTTGAGGAATGCTGTCTGCCACTGTTTGCCTGGCTTTACAGGGGAAAGATGCCAAA ccaaaatatGTGACATGTGCCACGTAAACGCTACCTGCATCAATAACCGTTGTGTATGCAACGCCGGCTTCACTGGAAATGGATTTCAATGTGATG TAATCGACGACCCGTGTAAGCCAAATCCTTGTCAGGATCTGGGAGTTTGTACTTTGGGACCTGACAGGGATTATACATGTGAATGTAAAAAGGGATATTGTGGACCACACTGTGAAT CATTATGCAATCCTTGTGTGAGCAATCCCtgccaaaacaatggaacatgCACATCACATGGCAATTCCTATGTTTGCACGTGTTCACCAGGTTTCACGGGAGTTAACTGTGAGC TTCATTTAGCAAATCCGTGTGATTCACAGCCTTGTTTGAATGGAGGAACGTGTGAGAATGATTTAGCCAAGAATGATTACCGCTGTTCCTGCAAAGGAAAATTCACGGGAAAAAATTGTCAAG AGTGCAGCTGTCTTCAAGCTACTGCTCCTACCGGAGAACCTTTGGTTGCAAAATGTGACCTCGAAGGAGAATGTTACTGTCAACCTTTTCAAGGTCGACGACATCCCATCTACACGGCAGATAAAGGTTGTCAGCTTTCAG GTAAAGATCTCTGCGAGCCTGTAAATCCTTGCAAAAATAATGGTTCATGTTTACCACAGAACGGTGGCTTATCTTTTGTGTGTATTTGTCCAGACAAATATTACGGGAAAACGTGTGAAT GCACCGAATGTTTGTGCAACAATCCATGTTTAAACAACGGAGTCTGCGTGGATATTTCCACCCACCTTGTTAAATGCACTTGTCCTAGTGGTTTCACTGGGAACTTTTGCGAAG CTGTCATTCCTACTGTTGGTCCAGGAGCATGTCACTCCAATCCCTGTGTGAATAAAGGAACTTGTGTTGATAGAGCGTTTGCGTCTTATGACTGCATCTGCACCCCACAATTTACCGGACCTCGTTGTGAAG TTGATAAATGTGCAGACTGTGACATCAATGCGGACTGTGTAAATGGAAAATGCCGATGCAAGATAGGTTATGTTGGAACAGGATACGCATGCGTTAAAG atgaaaaagagaaagaatgcGAGGAGGTTGTGTGTCCCATTGCTCAACACTGCGTCCGAGGTGTTTGTGTATGTCTACCAGGAAACTTTTGTTAA
- the LOC140945590 gene encoding uncharacterized protein, with protein sequence MTKHKNHMFKCLCPPEYGGPLCEDTLFCYYNPCKNGGTCEEHGIGYKCRCTRGFEGQTCKEQNFCKPNPCSIHAKCVETQDSFKCICEEGYKGEKCNGK encoded by the exons ATGACAAAACACAAGAACCACATGTTCAAGTGTTTGTGTCCTCCCGAATATGGCGGACCTCTCTGTGAAG ATACACTATTTTGCTACTATAATCCTTGTAAAAATGGAGGCACGTGTGAGGAACATGGAATAGGTTATAAATGCAGATGTACACGAGGGTTTGAGGGACAAACTTGCAAAG AACAGAATTTTTGCAAGCCCAACCCTTGCTCCATCCATGCTAAATGTGTAGAGACTCAAGACAGCTTTAAGTGCATCTGTGAAGAGGGTTATAAAGGAGAGAAATGTAACGGTAAATAA